One Haemorhous mexicanus isolate bHaeMex1 chromosome 9, bHaeMex1.pri, whole genome shotgun sequence DNA segment encodes these proteins:
- the FNDC7 gene encoding fibronectin type III domain-containing protein 7 isoform X2, with the protein MCGANSKSLAFTGVLLSCLEMIFSANTAPDIPVIDQAYSKLSNSITVEWRAVPGATNYMLTAQDGDSFVETIVKSSPGTVTGLKPATLYRITVRSLNSGGKSQPSPFRKVKTVLAAPILSVHSPSCDSIAVSWKAVHMAAGFSVSLMRSDGLGRMLKQNTTNTSLIFTNLDPGTLYTIKAYAWNANGMPGDDFTYNQRTSPNAPVDVKVAFNSGALRAVVSWMPTEGALTYSVTVSSGLLKLRCNTSSASCVVPSLQCSSEYYVSVTAHNDAGSSEPTDAVSLKTIPCAPVNISIEEDEPGHLLVSWSSVSLGHYYVVFVKSDDGLEVHCNTSHTQCHFQSDCGFTYFISVFAYNKAGQSPLGDVLNYTTAPCCPSDFRAVFISSDTVRVTWAPVRGADLYETRAAGGSGVVLCRDTATACTLSALRCSAPYNITVYSFSEARGGNTSCAPQYVATAPCSPEIKNISKEGLSVISVQWQPNNEEAMYVVTARGEAGLWHCTSTRNSCTLNDLPCGSAFSVSAIARSPAGESLPSYSIPLETAPCCPNDLILTQVTQSVTNISWSVGRGAQTYVTTLDSPKGQAKCHTLQTYCLLGCITCGTNYTVSLRAISETGLTSSCTYQGYSSSACCPSGVKLYRLSNNGIRVFWRASDETINYNADLRGSKGNFSCTPSLGLSHCDITKIPCGDVYTVVVAPVTNKGPKLTFCPKKIYSVTCSGSSVGMVIYRGKGNAKHI; encoded by the exons ATGTGCGGTGCAAACAGTAAATCATTGGCGTTTACTGGAGTGCTTCTCAGCTGCCTAGAAATG atattttcagCAAACACAG CTCCAGATATACCTGTTATTGACCAAGCTTATTCAAAACTTAGCAACAGTATCACAGTGGAATGGAGAGCAGTACCTGGGGCTACTAATTACATGCTTACTGCACAAGATGGAGATTCCTTTGTTGAAACTATAGTAAAAAGTTCTCCAGGCACAGTGACGGGACTGAAGCCTGCCACCTTGTACCGAATCACTGTCAGATCTCTCAATTCAGGAGGAAAAAGCCAGCCTTCACCtttcagaaaagtaaaaacag TCCTGGCTGCTCCGATTCTGTCTGTTCATTCTCCAAGTTGTGACTCCATTGCAGTGAGCTGGAAAGCTGTGCATATGGCAGCTGGATTCTCTGTGTCACTCATGAGATCAGATGGTTTGGGCAGAATGCTGAAGCAGAACACCACCAATACATCCTTGATATTTACAAATCTAGATCCAGGAACTCTCTATACTATCAAGGCTTATGCCTGGAATGCCAATGGAATGCCTGGAGATGATTTCACATATAACCAAAGAACAA GTCCTAATGCACCAGTGGATGTTAAAGTAGCTTTCAATAGTGGTGCTTTAAGAGCTGTTGTCTCTTGGATGCCAACAGAAGGAGCTCTAACTTACAGTGTCACAGTCTCCAGTGGACTCCTGAAACTGAGGTGTAACACATCTTCTGCCTCCTGCGTGGTGCCGTCCCTCCAGTGCAGCTCTGAATATTATGTGTCTGTCACAGCACACAACGATGCTGGATCCAGTGAACCCACTGATGCAGTGAGCTTAAAAACAA ttccttGTGCACCAGTAAACATATCAATTGAGGAGGATGAACCTGGTCACTTGCTGGTATCCTGGTCTAGCGTCAGTTTGGGTCATTATTACGTGGTTTTTGTGAAGAGTGATGATGGCTTGGAAGTGCACTGCAACACATCACACACTCAATGCCATTTCCAGTCGGACTGTGGTTTCACTTATTTCATCAGTGTCTTTGCATACAACAAGGCAGGACAGAGTCCTTTAGGTGATGTACTCAATTACACTACTG CTCCTTGTTGCCCAAGTGACTTCAGGGCCGTGTTCATATCAAGCGACACGGTGCGGGTCACCTGGGCTCCTGTTCGAGGCGCTGACCTGTACGAGACCCGAGCAGCTGGCGGCAGCGGTGtggtgctctgcagggacacggCCACGGCCTGCACCCTGTCGGCCCTGCGGTGCAGCGCCCCTTACAACATCACCGTGTACTCCTTCAGCGAGGCCCGGGGAGGCAACACCTCGTGTGCTCCTCAGTACGTGGCAACAG ctccctgcagtcctgaaattaaaaatatctcaaaggagGGTCTATCTGTAATCAGTGTGCAGTGGCAACCTAATAATGAAGAAGCAATGTACGTTGTCACTGCCAGAGGAGAGGCTGGACTTTGGCATTGCACAAGCACCAGGAATTCCTGCACCCTAAATGATCTTCCCTGTGGATCTGCTTTCTCAGTCAGTGCTATAGCAAGATCGCCAGCAGGAGAGAGCTTACCAAGCTACAGTATCCCTTTAGAGACAG cTCCTTGTTGCCCTAATGACCTGATACTAACTCAAGTGACACAGTCAGTAACCAATATCAGCTGGTCTGTTGGGAGGGGTGCACAGACATATGTAACAACACTGGACTCTCCAAAAGGACAGGCAAAGTGTCACACACTTCAGACCTACTGTCTCCTGGGATGTATCACATGTGGCACCAACTATACAGTGTCTCTGAGAGCCATTAGTGAGACGGGTTTGACATCCAGCTGCACCTATCAGGGATATTCTTCCA GTGCTTGCTGCCCTTCTGGGGTGAAGCTCTATAGGCTCAGCAACAATGGCATCAGGGTGTTCTGGCGAGCTTCTGATGAAACAATAAACTACAACGCTGATTTACGTGGCTCAAAGGGCAATTTCAGCTGTACCCCCAGCTTGGGTCTCAGCCACTGTG
- the FNDC7 gene encoding fibronectin type III domain-containing protein 7 isoform X1, translated as MCGANSKSLAFTGVLLSCLEMIFSANTAPDIPVIDQAYSKLSNSITVEWRAVPGATNYMLTAQDGDSFVETIVKSSPGTVTGLKPATLYRITVRSLNSGGKSQPSPFRKVKTVLAAPILSVHSPSCDSIAVSWKAVHMAAGFSVSLMRSDGLGRMLKQNTTNTSLIFTNLDPGTLYTIKAYAWNANGMPGDDFTYNQRTSPNAPVDVKVAFNSGALRAVVSWMPTEGALTYSVTVSSGLLKLRCNTSSASCVVPSLQCSSEYYVSVTAHNDAGSSEPTDAVSLKTIPCAPVNISIEEDEPGHLLVSWSSVSLGHYYVVFVKSDDGLEVHCNTSHTQCHFQSDCGFTYFISVFAYNKAGQSPLGDVLNYTTAPCCPSDFRAVFISSDTVRVTWAPVRGADLYETRAAGGSGVVLCRDTATACTLSALRCSAPYNITVYSFSEARGGNTSCAPQYVATAPCSPEIKNISKEGLSVISVQWQPNNEEAMYVVTARGEAGLWHCTSTRNSCTLNDLPCGSAFSVSAIARSPAGESLPSYSIPLETAPCCPNDLILTQVTQSVTNISWSVGRGAQTYVTTLDSPKGQAKCHTLQTYCLLGCITCGTNYTVSLRAISETGLTSSCTYQGYSSSACCPSGVKLYRLSNNGIRVFWRASDETINYNADLRGSKGNFSCTPSLGLSHCDITKIPCGDVYTVVVAPVTNKGPKLTFCPKKIYSGRISISLTFFFFFFYARWLQCNTKLCR; from the exons ATGTGCGGTGCAAACAGTAAATCATTGGCGTTTACTGGAGTGCTTCTCAGCTGCCTAGAAATG atattttcagCAAACACAG CTCCAGATATACCTGTTATTGACCAAGCTTATTCAAAACTTAGCAACAGTATCACAGTGGAATGGAGAGCAGTACCTGGGGCTACTAATTACATGCTTACTGCACAAGATGGAGATTCCTTTGTTGAAACTATAGTAAAAAGTTCTCCAGGCACAGTGACGGGACTGAAGCCTGCCACCTTGTACCGAATCACTGTCAGATCTCTCAATTCAGGAGGAAAAAGCCAGCCTTCACCtttcagaaaagtaaaaacag TCCTGGCTGCTCCGATTCTGTCTGTTCATTCTCCAAGTTGTGACTCCATTGCAGTGAGCTGGAAAGCTGTGCATATGGCAGCTGGATTCTCTGTGTCACTCATGAGATCAGATGGTTTGGGCAGAATGCTGAAGCAGAACACCACCAATACATCCTTGATATTTACAAATCTAGATCCAGGAACTCTCTATACTATCAAGGCTTATGCCTGGAATGCCAATGGAATGCCTGGAGATGATTTCACATATAACCAAAGAACAA GTCCTAATGCACCAGTGGATGTTAAAGTAGCTTTCAATAGTGGTGCTTTAAGAGCTGTTGTCTCTTGGATGCCAACAGAAGGAGCTCTAACTTACAGTGTCACAGTCTCCAGTGGACTCCTGAAACTGAGGTGTAACACATCTTCTGCCTCCTGCGTGGTGCCGTCCCTCCAGTGCAGCTCTGAATATTATGTGTCTGTCACAGCACACAACGATGCTGGATCCAGTGAACCCACTGATGCAGTGAGCTTAAAAACAA ttccttGTGCACCAGTAAACATATCAATTGAGGAGGATGAACCTGGTCACTTGCTGGTATCCTGGTCTAGCGTCAGTTTGGGTCATTATTACGTGGTTTTTGTGAAGAGTGATGATGGCTTGGAAGTGCACTGCAACACATCACACACTCAATGCCATTTCCAGTCGGACTGTGGTTTCACTTATTTCATCAGTGTCTTTGCATACAACAAGGCAGGACAGAGTCCTTTAGGTGATGTACTCAATTACACTACTG CTCCTTGTTGCCCAAGTGACTTCAGGGCCGTGTTCATATCAAGCGACACGGTGCGGGTCACCTGGGCTCCTGTTCGAGGCGCTGACCTGTACGAGACCCGAGCAGCTGGCGGCAGCGGTGtggtgctctgcagggacacggCCACGGCCTGCACCCTGTCGGCCCTGCGGTGCAGCGCCCCTTACAACATCACCGTGTACTCCTTCAGCGAGGCCCGGGGAGGCAACACCTCGTGTGCTCCTCAGTACGTGGCAACAG ctccctgcagtcctgaaattaaaaatatctcaaaggagGGTCTATCTGTAATCAGTGTGCAGTGGCAACCTAATAATGAAGAAGCAATGTACGTTGTCACTGCCAGAGGAGAGGCTGGACTTTGGCATTGCACAAGCACCAGGAATTCCTGCACCCTAAATGATCTTCCCTGTGGATCTGCTTTCTCAGTCAGTGCTATAGCAAGATCGCCAGCAGGAGAGAGCTTACCAAGCTACAGTATCCCTTTAGAGACAG cTCCTTGTTGCCCTAATGACCTGATACTAACTCAAGTGACACAGTCAGTAACCAATATCAGCTGGTCTGTTGGGAGGGGTGCACAGACATATGTAACAACACTGGACTCTCCAAAAGGACAGGCAAAGTGTCACACACTTCAGACCTACTGTCTCCTGGGATGTATCACATGTGGCACCAACTATACAGTGTCTCTGAGAGCCATTAGTGAGACGGGTTTGACATCCAGCTGCACCTATCAGGGATATTCTTCCA GTGCTTGCTGCCCTTCTGGGGTGAAGCTCTATAGGCTCAGCAACAATGGCATCAGGGTGTTCTGGCGAGCTTCTGATGAAACAATAAACTACAACGCTGATTTACGTGGCTCAAAGGGCAATTTCAGCTGTACCCCCAGCTTGGGTCTCAGCCACTGTG
- the FNDC7 gene encoding fibronectin type III domain-containing protein 7 isoform X3, with translation MLTAQDGDSFVETIVKSSPGTVTGLKPATLYRITVRSLNSGGKSQPSPFRKVKTVLAAPILSVHSPSCDSIAVSWKAVHMAAGFSVSLMRSDGLGRMLKQNTTNTSLIFTNLDPGTLYTIKAYAWNANGMPGDDFTYNQRTSPNAPVDVKVAFNSGALRAVVSWMPTEGALTYSVTVSSGLLKLRCNTSSASCVVPSLQCSSEYYVSVTAHNDAGSSEPTDAVSLKTIPCAPVNISIEEDEPGHLLVSWSSVSLGHYYVVFVKSDDGLEVHCNTSHTQCHFQSDCGFTYFISVFAYNKAGQSPLGDVLNYTTAPCCPSDFRAVFISSDTVRVTWAPVRGADLYETRAAGGSGVVLCRDTATACTLSALRCSAPYNITVYSFSEARGGNTSCAPQYVATAPCSPEIKNISKEGLSVISVQWQPNNEEAMYVVTARGEAGLWHCTSTRNSCTLNDLPCGSAFSVSAIARSPAGESLPSYSIPLETAPCCPNDLILTQVTQSVTNISWSVGRGAQTYVTTLDSPKGQAKCHTLQTYCLLGCITCGTNYTVSLRAISETGLTSSCTYQGYSSSACCPSGVKLYRLSNNGIRVFWRASDETINYNADLRGSKGNFSCTPSLGLSHCDITKIPCGDVYTVVVAPVTNKGPKLTFCPKKIYSGRISISLTFFFFFFYARWLQCNTKLCR, from the exons ATGCTTACTGCACAAGATGGAGATTCCTTTGTTGAAACTATAGTAAAAAGTTCTCCAGGCACAGTGACGGGACTGAAGCCTGCCACCTTGTACCGAATCACTGTCAGATCTCTCAATTCAGGAGGAAAAAGCCAGCCTTCACCtttcagaaaagtaaaaacag TCCTGGCTGCTCCGATTCTGTCTGTTCATTCTCCAAGTTGTGACTCCATTGCAGTGAGCTGGAAAGCTGTGCATATGGCAGCTGGATTCTCTGTGTCACTCATGAGATCAGATGGTTTGGGCAGAATGCTGAAGCAGAACACCACCAATACATCCTTGATATTTACAAATCTAGATCCAGGAACTCTCTATACTATCAAGGCTTATGCCTGGAATGCCAATGGAATGCCTGGAGATGATTTCACATATAACCAAAGAACAA GTCCTAATGCACCAGTGGATGTTAAAGTAGCTTTCAATAGTGGTGCTTTAAGAGCTGTTGTCTCTTGGATGCCAACAGAAGGAGCTCTAACTTACAGTGTCACAGTCTCCAGTGGACTCCTGAAACTGAGGTGTAACACATCTTCTGCCTCCTGCGTGGTGCCGTCCCTCCAGTGCAGCTCTGAATATTATGTGTCTGTCACAGCACACAACGATGCTGGATCCAGTGAACCCACTGATGCAGTGAGCTTAAAAACAA ttccttGTGCACCAGTAAACATATCAATTGAGGAGGATGAACCTGGTCACTTGCTGGTATCCTGGTCTAGCGTCAGTTTGGGTCATTATTACGTGGTTTTTGTGAAGAGTGATGATGGCTTGGAAGTGCACTGCAACACATCACACACTCAATGCCATTTCCAGTCGGACTGTGGTTTCACTTATTTCATCAGTGTCTTTGCATACAACAAGGCAGGACAGAGTCCTTTAGGTGATGTACTCAATTACACTACTG CTCCTTGTTGCCCAAGTGACTTCAGGGCCGTGTTCATATCAAGCGACACGGTGCGGGTCACCTGGGCTCCTGTTCGAGGCGCTGACCTGTACGAGACCCGAGCAGCTGGCGGCAGCGGTGtggtgctctgcagggacacggCCACGGCCTGCACCCTGTCGGCCCTGCGGTGCAGCGCCCCTTACAACATCACCGTGTACTCCTTCAGCGAGGCCCGGGGAGGCAACACCTCGTGTGCTCCTCAGTACGTGGCAACAG ctccctgcagtcctgaaattaaaaatatctcaaaggagGGTCTATCTGTAATCAGTGTGCAGTGGCAACCTAATAATGAAGAAGCAATGTACGTTGTCACTGCCAGAGGAGAGGCTGGACTTTGGCATTGCACAAGCACCAGGAATTCCTGCACCCTAAATGATCTTCCCTGTGGATCTGCTTTCTCAGTCAGTGCTATAGCAAGATCGCCAGCAGGAGAGAGCTTACCAAGCTACAGTATCCCTTTAGAGACAG cTCCTTGTTGCCCTAATGACCTGATACTAACTCAAGTGACACAGTCAGTAACCAATATCAGCTGGTCTGTTGGGAGGGGTGCACAGACATATGTAACAACACTGGACTCTCCAAAAGGACAGGCAAAGTGTCACACACTTCAGACCTACTGTCTCCTGGGATGTATCACATGTGGCACCAACTATACAGTGTCTCTGAGAGCCATTAGTGAGACGGGTTTGACATCCAGCTGCACCTATCAGGGATATTCTTCCA GTGCTTGCTGCCCTTCTGGGGTGAAGCTCTATAGGCTCAGCAACAATGGCATCAGGGTGTTCTGGCGAGCTTCTGATGAAACAATAAACTACAACGCTGATTTACGTGGCTCAAAGGGCAATTTCAGCTGTACCCCCAGCTTGGGTCTCAGCCACTGTG